GATCGATGGATCACATTAGGACGGCACAGTTGCCTAGTGTTAAGCACATTTGCAACACAGGCTGAGGTTAGGGGATTGAATCTTGGGTGGGCTGTCTACCCCATCCTGAAATTAAATCACATACTTTAGGTTGTACTTTAAGTGCATTTTGAGATTTAAAGACCATTTACAGAATTTGATGCAACTCACTGGGAGCCAGTGTGAAAAAGCGACTGGAGTAATACCAATCTGCTCTGAGCTCTTCTTTTCAGGTTAGGACCTGAGCTGCAGACTCAATGAGTAGCAGCGTCCAATCAAAAGACCGTTGGTCTTGCATGGCGCATGCTTTTTTATCTTAGACATTGCTGTTTTACCTTTACTCTCTCTGTTGCAATGCATTTTGCAGAAGTACGTCACAGATGGGAATGTTTCAATGGGAAATGTTGGGTTTTCCACGCTgacattgcattgcattgttaTGCAACATTAGTGCAACCTGTTGGCTGCCTGGCCCCACTGCACCCATCTCACGCCTATTGCTTTTTAAACCAAGGGCTCGAAGCAACGCAGTCAAAGTTACAAggtgacatctttttttttttttttctttctttagaGAGATGTGGACTTGCGTTCCTGAGTGTTGCTTACCTGCTGTTTGGAGAGGGATGCAGACCTCCGTTTTAGGTCATGTCCTGTCAAAACTCAGTGAGAAACACCGAGGAGCGACGCAAAGTCGGAGTGAGGCAGCCGTGAAATAAAAGACAATCCTGCAGGGgaaaagcaacacaaaaaaaaggatggaaaaaaggaagaaaaaaaacgctcGTCCTCAAGTCACGAGTAAATATTCCCCGCTTGGTAGCAACTATTTGAACTAAAGTAAACAAGGTCAAGGGGGAGATCCGAAGTTAAAAAACCTCGCACCACTTTTCTCCGTTTAAGAAGCAGGAGGTGGAGGCAAGGAAAAGAAATCCACAGGTAAGTCCGACGGATCCTCTAAAAGTGTCGGCCCGTGTAAAGTGACCGCCGAGCTTGACACGCACGTTAAAGTTATATAAGCGCGAGCGAGTGTGGAGCGCGGCCGCATTCTGCAGCGAAGTCCGGGGTAGGCAGGGCGGACACAATCGAGACGCGTCAATTCTCGAAAGGCGAAAAAGCATTTCCGCTCTTACCCTACCAGAGTAAAAGCAAAAACCGGAAGCGCCCCCGCTCCACGTCTTGACACCGTATTTAAAACAGCGCGTTAATATGCTGCTCGCCTGCGTAAATCCACAACAGGGACAGCGATGATCAAATAAGTCTCAACGAATAGCGATTCTaaatacttttgttttatcttCCTGAGCTTGCCTCGGTGTTGCTGTGGTGACTTGACGTCAGCAGCAAGTTTGACACTTCCCGGTGAACGCCCCTTTCTCTCCTCCCCAAGCTGCAAACTCTGCTGAGGAATCTGTCAAAACGTGTCCTCGCTTCTCTTCCCTCACTGTAAAACGCGCGCTCGGTGCAAGACTTCCTGCGCCAAATGACTTAAGCGTGAATTTTTGAACAGAGCTCGTTTGCTCCAGTCCGGAGCTTTTTGTGCGTGGAAGTTGTGCGCACTCAGAGAAAGCTTATTTACCCTATTTTGTCCATGACAGGATCTAATTAGAAAAGAGAAACACATTAAGtgctgtcattttatttggatacttcttatttttatgacCAGCTCAATGTCAGATGAAAACCCCCCAGCTTTGACACTTGCTCGTCCTTCAGTTGAAGGTCCAAACTATCGCAAAAGGCCCCATGTCTTCAAAtaacccatccatccactaATGCCCACATAATATTGTATTCCTAGGACAAGTGCCCAAATAAAACCTGACCGCCGTGCGGTAAAACACAACCTCTTGGATGGATGTAATTAAACTACCCACAGGACACCAATCCCTTGATTGGGTCTATAGAAACGTCTTAACCTCTCCGCAGGCAGCTGTAAAGTGGCCTGTGGTCAAAGTGCAGTCAGGCTCTGGAGACTTGATCTAATCCTAATAATAAACACTCACtacagataaaactgagaccAAATCGTTTCTGTTTCATTCACGGTATATTTGCTATACAAACAATTCAGAGTTTGGAATAGCTACTCAAGTCACTGCTTCAATTTCGAATTTTGTCAAACCCTGCAaaatttggatggatggaaaaaacaTCAGCTTCAAAGATAAATAAACGGTACTGGAATAGGGCATGAAAAGTAATTCACTTTAATTTGCACTTCAGCAGAAGAAGGGCAAACTTGAGTGACAAGGTGGAAATTGAGAATCCTGCACGCGCAGATCAGGTTCCGTCTGCAAGAGGAGATTTGAGGATAggcggaagaagaagaagaggggcCGGGAGGTTACAGGGTGGTCGCAGATTGGGTTGGCTTGTCCGATGTGGCCCTCCATGCGAGTGATTTGATTAGAAGCAGCAGAGAGCGTAGGCCGTGCATGCAGATGTCTCATTAAAAAGGTAAGCGTAGCCGGAGACGAGCCCGGAGCTCCCCAGGGCCTGAGAAAACCGCACTGTTCTCAAAACATCGCTGGGAACACGGTGAGTTTTTCTCTTTGCGGTTGATGGCGGACGATCTTATTTACCAATAAGACGGGATGCCACGCACCAACAGCTGCGGTGTTCTTGTGCAATACCACATGCTCCCTCAGATGAGCTTCGACTCTTTTGTCTGCTTTGATGCTCAAAAGGAAACCGCTAACACGCATACTATACAACCAGCCGAAATTCAATTTGGCTGAAATTAATGGAAGACATACTCTAAAACCCGCCCAGGGTTGAAACAATTCTGTTctacattgaaaaaaacaaagcctgGTTCACTTGCTCCTTAGATGTGGATCATCAAGACAAAACTCAATTTGACAAATATTACTGACCCGTTTTATAGCTAATACGATGGCCACATCCAATATGGCGGATGCGCTGAGATGAGCCGCCTGGTTCAGCAGGTGTCTGCAggggaaataaaaagacaaataaggaaaagtaaattattttatgaaaTGGGTTCAAATTGGCACTTTAGTTACAGACATATTGTCTTAACGGGCAATGTACGAACGATTTTCGGGCCCTTGGTGCCAATTGACTGGGAATAGTCTTGCATAACCACATAAAAGTCCTCCgacttgtttttaaaagacaCCTAcaaattagaagggaaaacaaaaacacagtaTGAAGAATGTCTTCCTCAAgggagagacaaaaaaaaggaaggaaggaaggaaggatttctttttaaaggtaCAACTGCTGAGGCAGGGCATGCCCTTTGCTCCAGTTCTTCCTGAGAGGTAGGAACCGCTGAGTTTGGACAATAGGCTTAGGAAACATCAAAAAGGTGGCCTGAGAAATCAAATTTTGCTGGAAACGCAAAAATGATTCCTCTGTTGTTTCACTTTCCAGATTGAGCTCATGGGGTCAAACAGCCAAGAAGTGGAAGCAGAAGTGCGAATTGTAATTTTCACCAAAttacacaataataaaaaagaaaaaaaagtggaactcTGCACGTGATGCTTTTTATCTACCAGATCTATCTACTGCATCGCCTGAAGAACAAAAACACGTCGCTAacctttaaagaaaaaaaaaaaaataatcaagcgACCATGCTGACCTTTGGATTCAATGGCTGTCAGAGAAATACGATCCATTAGCAGCCAATgaggttttttcttttttttaaacagaacatTAGCCTCACAAACattcataaataaatccaGTTGTCCCACCTGCATCTCTGAATTGCTCAATTTAGCATTAAGTTGGTTGCAAACACTGCATTTTTGTGGTGAAATAAACCGGACTGCTTTTCATTAGCTGTGTAACTTACCCGATGGGCAATATATAAACAGCTCCTAATATGGTGCACTCTACAGGACAtagagaaatgaaaataaatcggCGTCTGGAGAGCTTCTGAATATTGGCGGCTCACTATCCAAATCCTAACGTGTTTGATATCAACGATACATTCACTTCTAATTACCGTCGTCAACTGTGACCCACTGGGCACAAAAACAAGAGTCAGTAAAAGTTATTTCAGGTTTGCGCTGTCATCCAAATTGTCGTcctggcacacacacagaaaaaagaagcccCTCCTTTGCTATGTAAAGAATCTGTAAATGTAATTGCAGTACTTGAATGATTGAAGTAGAGTAAAACCAACTATTGGCAATGTTAACATTCTTTACTGTTATAAACAcagtaaaacaaaagtaaactaAACTCGCATTAAAAGCGCTCAGCCTTTGAAAACGCCTGATGGAAGGTCAGTGGAAActttttatgtatatatatataaaaacagcTGGTTAGCTGTAATTTGTGAGGCACCCAGCCAATGACGATACATATATTTCCATCTCTTTTctaaattataataaattcACATACCCGTTGTCCATTTGGATGCCTCATTTGACTTGAAAGGAGCAGATAATCTTTGAGAGGGGTGACAAATGTTATCTATGGCTAAAACATCAAGCATCTATAGACATGTCACAGCACGCGTGCAAATAAACATGGAGTCATCAGGTTATTAGGTAATCTTCTTACCTAAATGAGCCACTCGGGCGCTGCACTCGTCTTTCATTGTTTAAGCCAGCTGTTGTTTGCACAGATGTTCTATTTAACAAGCTGACTCACTCGCTTACATGAAAGCTTGCATTTATGCAAGGCACGACGGGAAAAGGTGataaatcgacgaggtaaagGGGAATTTACtggtatttattttggtattaTTGGTaatacgaaaaaaaaaaaaaaagcatcatgtgttttttttatttgaccttttACCGATAGAAATATTGTGaagccaagatggccgctGAGCTCTTTTCACGGACTGAGCAAAAGGGAATCACAGAACCTGTCGCTCATCTGACTAATTCCGTTCCCACCCAACCGGCATATTTGTTATAAAATGCTTCGAGAAATGAATGGTACCTACCTTGAAGCTGATGTGCCAGCTGGAAGCAGTCGCCATGGATACATCTTGCTTTGGCGTGACCTTTCAGGGTCGAAGTGGTTGCTGGGGACATGGCTTTGTTGCTCTgtggcacacacacgcacacacacatggacaccaaGGCCGGGTTTGAacttttgtcatattttagCAGGGCGTTTAGAAATTGAAATGAAGACACAAATATCTCATAATGGATCATTGAAAGTTAGATTGCGTCATAAATGGACAGCATATTTCTACAACAGTCGGTTTCAAGGTGATGAcgattttgcatttttggttGGATTTTTGTATACAAACGATGACTCCATCTTGCATCAGTGCAGCCTTTTCCAAAGCGTAAAGTGCAACTGGAGAAGGCAATGAGGACAATTATGGGGGAGTGACTTTGCATGCAGTGCGCCTCTCATCAAAAGTTCTTCTCAACAACAATTAACGGTGATTCATTCGGTATTTGTCAGCCTTCAGCTCGGAAAGTTGGGCGCATCCTGTTTGACAAATGGAGGAGGAATTAGCATTGTTTTTGTGGAGTTTTAAATGCGCTTCTTTAGAAAGgcttcaaatcaaatgttgGATTCTATCTCCTATTTGATGATGAACATCAACGATTAGGCATTttgatcatcatcatttcaaattgtctGTTTTCAGTCAAATATAGTGTCAAGCTCTGGTGTTGCATTGTAAACAGGCATGTTTCATATGCCTCATTAGTCATCAAGGAATGTGCGTGAGTTGCTCGAATGCGAAGAGGCGGGTGCATGGCGGAGTGTTGGCAAAGCACACACCCGAATGGAAAAACGGAATTTGGGGATGGACTCTGATAGTGACGTGTCAAGTGCGGCTTTTAGAGGGTCTTCGTGCTAGTTGTAAAAGCCGCATTCTTTTGATGCCAGGCTGCGGATTCTATTTACTGACCGCAAATAACTCTTTCAAAGTCAATTTGTTGTGTTCTGACGAAACTTGTTTTTGACAGTTTCCGCAAGTCTTTTCCTGAGAAGCATCGACAATGACATGAAAGCAGTGTCAGAAAGAAAAGATGACTGTACAAAGTAATAATTGTGAAACTAGattaacacacacgcacgcacacagaatGTTtgagcgctcgctcgctcgctcgacCTTTGTACAGACATGTTTCCTCACTATGAAGTCTTGATCTGTCATTTTCCTTTATCAGCAATGACATTGGGCAGTCATCCAAAATCAAGGGCTTCATTAACGGCTAATTGATGCACTAATCAGGAGTTTGTTTATCTTGGAAGACCAATTAGATGTGTCAATTTGCACTCATTAAAGCAGTGTCGGTTTAAATGTCCTATTAGGATGCAGCCAGCAACAATGTTCCATTGCCTACTCCAAGCTGGACACGGTTCTGATGAACCATGCCAaagtcaatattttattttggttcaacacaaaaaattgATCAGCTTGCTTTTATCATCGATTAAACGCTGGATCTTTAGTatacagtaaaaataaattatagtgacattttattatattatgtcCACATAGGACTGTCTATATGTACCATGTCTAGAAAATATCATAAGGACAAAGGGAGATAAAGACCACCATTATATGTATAGAAGACACCAACACTTTAGAAACTATTGATCCGGTCTCAAGCACTGACGGGGTGCTGAAAAGACCTGCTGATTGTCCTTCGCCCTGTTTGTTCATTGAGTCCTGGATCAAATGTTAGAAAAGTCCGCCGTGTAGTGTGGTGTGGTGATGGTGACAATTAGCCTAATGAAGTGCAGAGCCAAATCACACTCAGTGCTGTGCTACCGCCGCTGTGAATATTCATGTGCTGTTGGCTTGGTGGCTGTATTAAAAAAGGCGGCGCTGCCTTGTGCTGAATATCAATCGTCACATTTGCACTTGTCGGCCCGTCTGCtgcctccaccacgataacgCGCTAATCTGCGAGGCTGTTGTGGATGGACGTAGGACATCTGTTACCTTCCAACCTCATACAGCTGCTGCGGCCCGATGGCGCGGCATGTGACGTCGCTGAGTCTGTGCGGCCCGTGGGAGTGTCTAGGCGTGAGCTGTGGCAGACAGCAGTGCAAGAGGTTTTTGTTAACAGTTCTTCCTCccggcatttaaaaaaaagactgaataTGCAGCTCTTTTCCAATATTTGAAGGCATTATGCTAATCAAGTATGCCCACAAACACAAGAGAATTATTTCAACTGGTTATGACATGGTACGAAACACTTTAGTGTCGCCCAATTCATAAAAGTAGTCAAAAAGAGTCAAATTTGTCAAAGTACCATACAACtgcaaataatattaataatgtaGGCCGTATTTGGaaaattgtttctattttataGTCAGTTTTTGTCCTCAGGTGCTCTTGACAATTCTTTAAATTACCTATTAGGTTGGAACTTTGTTTGATATCAAAATTACAGATGAGGCAAGAGGGAACCAATGCAATGTATTCTTCAACAAAGTAACAATTAGAATAAACTCATGACTTCAGTATGAGACACATTTTCAACGGTCGAAATCCAATTTAAAGCACATAAAGAGAAACTGTGCATCCTAATCGGCAACAGTCAAGATATTGTTTTGTTCGAAAAGAATCCCCTGGCCCCACAAGCCTTTTGACAAATGTCTACTTACTTAAAAGCGTGTCAGTACTCCACATAACAGAGTTATGGCAGTTCTTGTGCAAGCCTGGCTGGAGACTGCTAGATGTTGGTGGGATTACCTCCATCTTGCAGAGAAATGTCAACATCTGACATTGTTTTCAAATAGACTTGCAGGGAATTACGTTTATTATGACGCTTAAGGGGCCCCTGGAGTTCAAACTACACAGTACAGTATTTGCATTCAGGGAGCTTGGCGCTATTTGATGCATGGTCAATACCTTATTATGTAACATTACTTAGATACGGACTGAGGCACTTGTCATAGATACGGCTGCCCCTGGCGACATGCATTACTATGTCAATGGGGAAGGGGTGGGGAGCAGACGCACCCAGGCAAAAGGAGGCTTTTGTCATACAATACCTCCCCCTTGTGGTATGTCGAGGGTACTGATACTTTTGCATCTTCGAAGACATCTAAGTCAAGCTAGTCAAATTGTGATGCATTCACAGTCCTGACAATGGAATTACCTGCATGAATGAAAGTAGTCACGGGGTTTCAATTCAGTGGCTATTTTCCTATGAGATTTGGTTTTACTGTGAGAGATTCAGAGGTCAAACGTTAAAGTGGATTTTAGGCTCATCCCTAATTAAAAACTGTACATATAAAATCACATTGAGGCTACATCAATCATTCAGTGTTAAATATTGACACAAGTGTTACCCAGTTACCACACATACCAAACCAGCCATATCACTTTTATCTTTTATTGACATACCACTACCGTTGTGACATGATTGACACACGGCACGTTGAAGCATACAAAACTGTGCGTTCTAAAATAAACAGCGAGAAACCAAATGATGCAGATAGATCTTCGAGTGGGCATGTCCGTGGATACCAATTGAGTTAACTAATTTTGCCTCTTGGGTGTTTGTGGATTTTAGAAAGGcatcccaaaaaagaaaaagaatcccAAGAGAATCTCTTCCACTTTGTGAGAAGTAGCAGAAGAAAATGGTGATGTCCTGCTTGGAAGTGAAGTGTCCATGGATgtgcatgacatcatcaacaacatGGGGACATGtggcgccctctgctggcttTAATCTTAGCCTACAATTCAGCTGATTTCAGTCTGGTTTAAATCGAGGCACGTCCCAATGGATTCTCACCCTTCTGCAGTGTGTTCTCATGGCTTCATCTCAACGAGCAGGAGGAgtagagagggggggggggggggggggattctgCACTCCAGCCTGCAGATCGTCCCATTGGAATGTGGTGACAGTTAATGGGtggtaaatggaaaaaaaaaaaaaagaagataacCTTGGTTCCATTGTAAAATCCTGTGACCGTAATTGGTGCAATTAGTTAATAATGACAATCACAGACAGCAGAGAGCTGTTGTTTCAAACCTGGatgaaatgtgctttttagAAGACGGAGATGAGTGCAAAGACGCCGTAGAGCAGCGCGCATGGGTACGCCACCAGCAGCTGCTGCCCATCCATGGCCAAGGCAGAGATGAAGATCTTTGACGCAGACAGACTGCACCAGCCGATGATGGCTGCTGTGAGGATGATTCCCAATAGACCCCTGAAGAGCGAGACCAAAGTCAGACAAGGGAGAAAATCTCTCCTGATTTAAACATATAAGCAAGCACGCTCACTGTAATGAGAAGATGACTCCGAAGCTGGAGAGAACAATCATGGGAAGGAGGCAGTATCCCAGGACGCTGGCCACGCAGCCGAACGACACGCCCGTCATGCTCATGAGGTTGAGCAGGCAGTACATGCCCAGGCAGCCAATTGCGCTGATGCCGTACACATAGCCAAACTGGATCTTACCGGCCTGCGAATGGAAggaaacaattcaaaatacaTCTTAAAAAGACACGAGGATCAGCATTTAATGTAAACTTAGCATGaaggaaaccaaaaaaaacaaaaaacaggtgGGATATCCATTTTCATTGGGACACTAATTATTAGCATAAAATGCAATAAGAGCATGAAGTACTATTACGTTAAACTGAACCTTcaattgaaatatatttgcatttaagaactgtttattttcaaacatttatcCAAATCCAATTTTTAAGAATAGATTTCCCTCCTATGTTTTAACTGCAGTGTCAATGATCAAATTTACCAAGAGAAGTGTTGCACCGAATGCCAAGCAGAAGACCATGGGGCCAGCCAGGTCTGTCTCGTTCATAATACTGCCGTCGGCGACCTTCAGAGGATGGAGGACCGTCAGAGTCTTTTGCCAGATGTGGTCAAAGTTGATACCTAACTCTACAAgagaaacaacaaacaaatcagGTAAGATTGCTCCCACAGAGTCTCCAAGTTTGTAGCTACCTTCCAGTAGTGGGGGCTCATCATCAAAACCACTACTGTACATGGATTGTGATGAGGATGGAGTATAGGTTTGCGTGGGCTGGAAGATTTGTCCCGTGTATGGCTGTTGGGCCTGCATCATTCC
The sequence above is drawn from the Syngnathus acus chromosome 14, fSynAcu1.2, whole genome shotgun sequence genome and encodes:
- the yipf5 gene encoding protein YIPF5; translation: MSGFDNLNTDFYQSSYSVDDQNQAAGQYSQYDYSQQMGYPAPGMMQAQQPYTGQIFQPTQTYTPSSSQSMYSSGFDDEPPLLEELGINFDHIWQKTLTVLHPLKVADGSIMNETDLAGPMVFCLAFGATLLLAGKIQFGYVYGISAIGCLGMYCLLNLMSMTGVSFGCVASVLGYCLLPMIVLSSFGVIFSLQGLLGIILTAAIIGWCSLSASKIFISALAMDGQQLLVAYPCALLYGVFALISVF